The window CCGGAATTTTATCAGGAACATTTGGAATCGGAGCCACTCCATTTATTCAGTTGGGTCTCTTGACGATGCTTGGTTTGACGATCCGCCAATCGGTCGGGACTACTATGCTGGTGATTTTGCCGATAGCGATTGGAGGCGGAACGGGGTATAGACAGGCTGGATACTTGGACTGGATATTGCTGTTGGAAGTATTGGTAGGTACCATGACGGGGGCTTATGTAGGAGCTAAATTTACCAATTTAGCCCCGAAAAGTGTTTTAAAAGTAGCCATGGTTTTAACGCCGGCCGTAGCAGCGTTGCTGTTGTTAATACAATAGTTTCACAGATTGCTTTTAATGGATTTATAAGGGTTCATGAAGCGGAGAGCGTTTTTATTGGATGAACCGGAATTCTGCCTATAACCTTAGTTGTTCCCTTCTATAGGAAAAATGAAGAAAAAGTGTATGAAAAAACGGACTCCCTTCAAAAGAAGTTCTGTCCGTTTTTTCATTAGTTTTCTTTTGTTTGTAATTTCCGCAAAAATTGTGCTTCTTGAAACTGCCTTCTCAGTTTTTTGGTGTCATAAAAATTTTTCAACTTTGGATACACGATTGGAGCAATCAGTGCACCATATAAGAGCCATTTTTTTGCTTTTGAATTGGCCATATTCATCATCCCTTTTCCTTTGAATTCTCGTTAAATAACGCTGTGCTTCAAAAATTTTCATCCAACGGTTTGAAAACCGAAAGAAGGAAGCCAGGACCTTATTTTCCTTCGGCAACTTTAAACAAGCCATTTTATTAAATACTGTTCCGAATTAAATATACTATAAATATAGTTGGAATAAAAGTATGGATGTTTTTAAAAGTGTGATAATTTTTAAAATGAGTATAATCAGGATAATGTTGATAAAAAATGAGTCTCATCACCATATTCTGTGATGTTCACACAATTCCGGTAATAAGTTAGCGAGATTGATACTCAATCTAGAGTAGCTCCTTCGTCAGCTTGCAGACCACTAAGTGGGTAGAATGGAAGAGGTCAAGCGCTTTCCTTGACGGCTTCCATTCTAGCCACTACAATGCGGAAAGCTGATGAAGGGCATGGTTAAGCAACCTGATTTTTATAAGTTTTACCTGTACATTCCAAAAATACACGTAGTCGAAATCTTTCAAGGTTTCTGAAGCCAAAAGCACGTCTTTTGATGTTCTTAATCTTATGGTTTGTACCTTCAATCCGGCCATTCGTAAAAGGGGTAAGAAAATATTGTAAAATTTGTGCCTTCCAATTTTCTATCGTCTTGGCAACTTGATGAAATGAAGGAAATGGGCTGCTCCATGCGAGTTGAATCCATTCTTCTAAGAGTGAATCAGCTGTATCATAGTCATTCACTTGGTATATTTCTCTAAAGAGTTCTTTTAGAAAATAGGCATATGACAATTCTGAATGCTCTTTGAGCATCTCATCTAATTGTTGTTTTTCATTAGCCGTTAACTTTTCAGAACCTTTCAAGAGTTTAAACCGTCCCTTTTTTAGTCCAGGAGTTTTCTTTCTAACTTGGTCAAGTGCATGTGTCACCTTTTGCACCACATGATATTTATCAATGACGATACAGGCCTCTGGGAATATAGATTTAACAGCTTTATGGAAGGGATCCCACATATCCATAACAACGGTATGAACGCATTTATCAGACAGAATCTTCTTGGCAAGTAAGATCTGAGTTGAACGATAACTCCGTTGATGTTCCATACCAAGCACACTCCCGGATTGGGTATCCATAAGAACTGTTTCATATCGGTGACCCTTTCGGACAGCGATCTCATCAAGGCTAAGGATTAATTCATTGTTTTCTAAAACACTTTCAAGAGTTTCTACATGCTCCTTCTCTTTTTCTTTAGCAACGGAATAAAATATTCTTTCAACAGTTGTATAAGGTATTTTTTCCTTTCGACTCACTTCTTGGATAGTAGAGCCAATGCACATTTCGTACAGATATTCTCTGTACCGATTGGTCTGATGCTTATTAGGACTGATAGATTCAAATGTTTGTGAAAATACCTCATTACAGTTGTGACAACGGTATCTATACACTCTGACAAATAAGAAAAGGGGCTTACCTAATACGGACAAGTCACGAACCTTTCTTGTCCGCCAGTCATGGACATGACTAGAAAAAAAACCGCAGTAAGAACAGCGTTCTTCTGTAGTATTTTCTCAACATGTAACAAATTGCAATCTTCAAGAAACACTTGTTTAACAACTTCAAATTGCAAATCTAGTGATACGGAAAACACTTTAGAACCTCCTGTTATGTTAAGTGACGCTAACATTACTGCCAGGAATTCGTGAGTGTTTTCCCTATTTTTGGGTTAAATCACAAAATGTGGTGATGAATCCTTTTTTGTTATAGTAAACCAAGGTTTTTACATTAATTGATTTTCTTAACGGAGTTTCTAATAATGAATTCAGGTTCATATATCTTTGATTGGACCTTCTGCTTATTTACCATATCAATAATCATTTTACCGGCGTCAAGCCCCATTTGCTCTTGGGGATGACGAACGGTAGTTAAACTTGGTTGGATAAATCTTGAAAAGGCATAATCATCAACACCGGTAATCGAAATATCATCCGGAACCTTTAAACCAATCTCATTTAAAAAGTTAATAAGCTGAATTGCTAATTGATCGTTATAACAAACAATAGCTGTTGGCGCTAACTTCGTTCTTGAAAGAATTGTTTGTAGTTTTTTAAACAGGTCGGTTTTATTTTCTTCTGTTTGATACATTAAAATATCACCCATATTTGAAATACTAGGGTGTTCTTGATAAGCCTTAATAAATCCATTCATCCTTTGAATACCTTGTTTATCATCGACCTTAAATATTCCCACAATATGTTCATGCCCCTGTGAGAATAAGTAGTTTGTAACCATCTCACCAACTTTGACATCATCCATGATTAAATAAGGGGTATCAAAGTCATCGTATACTGCATTAATAAATAACATGGGTATGCCCATTGATTTAATATTCTCATATATACTTTTGTTTGTATTGTTCAATGCGCTTTTTGTGGGCTCAATAATTAAACCGGATAAGTTGTTAGATAATAGATTTGTTAAGCTTTTCCGTTCTTTTTCAGAGTTGTTTTTCGTATTGGCGATAAGTATAGAATGACCACTTTTTGATATATATTCATCAATACCTGAGATAATATTAGGAAAAATGTAATCAGATATATGAGTTGTAATTAGACCAATTGTTTTATTTTTGTCAGAGGATTTTGGTTGCCTTTTCCAGTCATTTACAAATATACCCCCACCTTGAATACGGTAAACAAGATTATCTTTTTCAAGTTCGTCGATTGCTCGTCTAACGGTGAACCTACTTACTTGATAAATCTCCATCAGTTCAGATTCTGTCGGTAATTTTTCTTTTATTTTATACTCTTCTGATAAGATTTTTTCACGAATATCGCGTGTTATTCGTTCGTATTTTTTTGTCATAGTTCATTCCTTCTGTATTATAATTTTTGCAAAAATATTTGTATTGTATTTTGATCAATTAAAAGTGCTATTTATACGGATAGATTATATCATACGGGAATCTATTAAACAAAAAAATAAGAGAGTACATCTATTTGGAATGGTACGAAGAAGGAAAAAATGCTGTCACTATAAGAAGAGTGTAGTGACAGCAACGGATTCTTAACAATGATTATGTTTAACAGATTTATTTTTTATCAAAGGCACTTAATAGCGGTTTCTTCGATTGGTAGACCATCTTGATACTTTTCTATAAACTGTTCGTATCCAACAACACCTTCAGGTTCTGGACTTAGTGTGATACTTTCAAGATTAGTGAATACTTCTGTATCCAAAAAGTCTTCCAGACATGGATATTTTTTGGCGTATTTCGCATATACCGCTAATACAGCCATTCCCCAGGCTCCACCTTCACCTGCGGTACTCATGA of the Bacillus smithii genome contains:
- a CDS encoding GntR family transcriptional regulator, whose translation is MTKKYERITRDIREKILSEEYKIKEKLPTESELMEIYQVSRFTVRRAIDELEKDNLVYRIQGGGIFVNDWKRQPKSSDKNKTIGLITTHISDYIFPNIISGIDEYISKSGHSILIANTKNNSEKERKSLTNLLSNNLSGLIIEPTKSALNNTNKSIYENIKSMGIPMLFINAVYDDFDTPYLIMDDVKVGEMVTNYLFSQGHEHIVGIFKVDDKQGIQRMNGFIKAYQEHPSISNMGDILMYQTEENKTDLFKKLQTILSRTKLAPTAIVCYNDQLAIQLINFLNEIGLKVPDDISITGVDDYAFSRFIQPSLTTVRHPQEQMGLDAGKMIIDMVNKQKVQSKIYEPEFIIRNSVKKIN